One Arthrobacter sp. StoSoilB19 DNA window includes the following coding sequences:
- a CDS encoding DUF6457 domain-containing protein, translating to MKSQDETLEEWCRALLQAYKLEDVQVDVNAVLALAGVAAHAVVRPAAPLTTFIAGFAAGLASAPGREMDAESMDAALAVARTLAKDYEAEAAAGTPGE from the coding sequence GTGAAGAGCCAGGACGAAACACTGGAAGAGTGGTGCAGGGCACTTCTCCAGGCGTACAAGCTTGAGGACGTCCAGGTGGACGTCAACGCGGTGCTGGCGCTTGCGGGCGTCGCCGCCCATGCTGTGGTCCGGCCAGCCGCTCCGCTCACCACTTTCATCGCCGGGTTCGCTGCGGGCCTGGCTTCGGCTCCCGGCAGGGAGATGGACGCTGAATCAATGGATGCGGCCCTGGCCGTTGCCCGCACCCTGGCAAAGGACTACGAGGCCGAGGCTGCCGCCGGGACTCCCGGCGAATGA
- a CDS encoding molybdopterin molybdotransferase MoeA — translation MTAEPQSDPEAPPGSEAEGPAGIAGPGPTEPGPTGPGPTEPGTTDSGAVQAGTAEAGHAGQHHAAHTWEEARQAAFDAATPIPPGPVALRIALGRKLDQDIVALQDMPHYASSAMDGWVVNGSGPWIPVEPGTRLAPHQASPIATGGLIPAGGKAVLRTESAVLGQDDEGLPLLMTGGKARPGEPRAGEHIRKAGEEALEGDILVKAGVELNPAHLALAALAGYDDVQVQGKPVVRLVLTGSEVVEHGTPAPGQVRDTFGPQLPDVVAMLGGIPVGQQRIGDSYDEWLAALEDVLPEVPDAPDLPADVVITTGGTGRSGTDHLRRAVAELGGRLIIDGVAMRPGHPAVLAELPDGRFVLGLPGNPLAAMMALSTVGAPLLAALGHRPMPAVEEVPCGTMIEPDPGRTRLMPFRLLYGMASPAQHTGPGMMRGLAAADGVLVVPPHGVQLGEPVPALALPWGPPIPPTQDGPAKAKPRSAARTGQPKGKPAPSGPVDWSALLG, via the coding sequence ATGACCGCGGAACCCCAAAGCGATCCGGAAGCGCCACCTGGCAGCGAAGCGGAAGGGCCAGCCGGCATAGCTGGACCCGGACCCACTGAACCCGGACCCACTGGACCCGGACCCACTGAACCCGGAACCACTGACTCCGGCGCAGTCCAAGCCGGGACGGCGGAAGCAGGGCATGCGGGCCAGCACCATGCTGCCCACACGTGGGAAGAGGCCCGGCAGGCGGCGTTCGACGCCGCAACCCCCATTCCTCCCGGGCCAGTGGCACTGCGTATCGCGTTGGGCCGCAAACTGGACCAGGACATCGTGGCCCTCCAGGACATGCCCCACTATGCGTCCTCGGCCATGGACGGCTGGGTAGTCAACGGAAGCGGCCCCTGGATCCCGGTGGAACCCGGCACCCGGCTGGCACCGCACCAGGCCAGCCCCATCGCCACCGGCGGCCTGATCCCTGCAGGCGGCAAGGCAGTGCTTCGCACCGAGAGCGCAGTCCTTGGCCAGGACGATGAAGGACTCCCACTCCTGATGACCGGAGGCAAGGCCCGCCCGGGCGAGCCCCGCGCGGGAGAGCACATCAGGAAAGCCGGGGAGGAAGCCCTGGAAGGGGACATCCTGGTCAAGGCGGGGGTGGAGCTCAATCCCGCCCACCTGGCACTTGCCGCGCTGGCAGGCTACGACGATGTGCAGGTCCAGGGAAAGCCCGTGGTGCGCCTGGTCCTGACCGGGTCCGAAGTGGTGGAACACGGCACGCCGGCCCCGGGCCAGGTGCGCGACACCTTCGGCCCGCAGCTGCCGGATGTCGTCGCCATGCTGGGCGGCATACCCGTCGGGCAGCAGCGGATCGGCGACTCCTATGACGAATGGCTTGCGGCGCTCGAGGACGTGCTGCCGGAGGTGCCGGACGCGCCGGACCTGCCGGCCGACGTCGTCATTACTACCGGTGGCACCGGGCGCTCGGGAACGGACCACCTCCGCAGGGCAGTGGCCGAACTCGGCGGCCGGCTCATCATCGATGGCGTGGCCATGCGGCCCGGCCACCCCGCCGTGCTCGCCGAACTGCCCGACGGACGCTTCGTTTTGGGGCTTCCCGGCAACCCGCTCGCGGCCATGATGGCCCTTTCCACTGTGGGGGCCCCGCTGCTGGCCGCACTGGGGCACCGTCCCATGCCGGCGGTGGAGGAGGTGCCGTGCGGGACCATGATCGAGCCGGACCCCGGGCGTACCCGGCTGATGCCGTTCCGGCTGCTGTACGGCATGGCGTCCCCGGCGCAGCATACGGGGCCAGGGATGATGCGCGGGCTCGCCGCCGCGGACGGTGTGCTGGTAGTGCCACCGCACGGCGTGCAGCTCGGCGAGCCGGTGCCCGCGTTGGCCCTGCCATGGGGGCCGCCAATACCTCCTACCCAGGACGGCCCGGCCAAAGCCAAACCAAGAAGCGCCGCACGGACAGGCCAGCCCAAGGGTAAGCCGGCACCCAGCGGACCCGTGGACTGGAGCGCCCTCCTGGGCTGA